One genomic region from Amphiprion ocellaris isolate individual 3 ecotype Okinawa chromosome 20, ASM2253959v1, whole genome shotgun sequence encodes:
- the LOC111578043 gene encoding uncharacterized protein LOC111578043, with translation MRERDFMPNMERGKPATYTGDKKAKMAAKTNKKWVRLATVFAYVLSVSLAAIILAIYYSLIWKPTSASSSAGKQGATEEGNPAANISTNISTSNNVSEWNSTTQTRLLSLNQSRLGSTPHSQAFQWDDRAERVAAEIAHTPPQQQQQQREEQDGLYASSHGHTSAERSSTLGTSRPHVSRYIPSTGKSVTAEDQEEEEEEEEREAHRRAATDDPGQEAAGAATLPPT, from the coding sequence ATGAGAGAGCGGGACTTCATGCCCAATATGGAGAGGGGCAAACCTGCTACTTATACAGGGGACAAAAAGGCTAAGATGGCTGCTAAGACTAACAAGAAGTGGGTGAGACTAGCCACTGTTTTTGCATATGTGTTGTCCGTGTCCTTAGCAGCCATTATTCTGGCAATTTACTACAGCCTGATCTGGAAACCGACCAGCGCATCCTCCTCTGCCGGGAAGCAAGGGGCGACTGAGGAGGGCAACCCCGCCGCAAACATCTCAACTAATATTTCCACGAGCAACAATGTCTCGGAGTGGAACTCTACCACACAGACACGGCTGCTGTCTCTCAACCAGAGCAGGCTGGGCTCAACCCCGCACAGTCAGGCGTTTCAGTGGGACGACAGAGCCGAGAGGGTGGCCGCCGAAATTGCGCACACGCcgccgcagcagcagcagcagcagcgggagGAGCAGGACGGACTCTACGCGTCTTCCCACGGTCACACAAGCGCGGAGAGATCGAGCACTTTGGGGACGTCTCGCCCGCATGTGAGCCGCTACATCCCCAGCACCGGGAAGTCTGTCACTGCCGAggaccaggaggaggaagaggaggaggaggagagggaggcgCACCGGCGAGCAGCGACCGACGACCCCGGGCAGGAGGCTGCAGGTGCGGCCACGTTGCCTCCGACCTAA